The Candidatus Acidiferrales bacterium genome window below encodes:
- a CDS encoding DUF3857 domain-containing protein encodes MTRKQFCSRWQPRKNNNIAVFLLACASLAIAPRARASVPDWLQQAVNQTVPQQEKDTVAVVLYSEQQTTVKDNGSVETRYREAIKILRPEGKDYGTVVISFTKSTPITYLKAWSIPADGKPYEVKDKDSAEVGIDGGDLYDDASKKVLVIPAADPGNIVGYEYVQKGRPNVSQDGWWFQEQIPLLRGQYTLQIPAGWKFDYHWSNYKELPPQSPETNEYVWQVSNVPAITVEDDMPPWRAIAGRLDVKYSSPQNVSQTEQSGSWHDLGLWYTQMITPQRQPTPEIQQEVATLTAHSATTLDKIEALTSYLQRQIRYVAIEIGIGGYVPHAADEVFKNQYGDCKDKVTLLSAMLQTIGVQSFYAVAQVDRGIVQPDFSSMLSFNHVILAIRLPADVPDTNLYAIVNDPKYGKLLFFDPTDTYTPLGYLPSSEQDNYVLLVAPEGGELIHVPLLPPATNRLMRVAHLNLDSSGNISGQVREIRWGSPAVDSRAQYLEIAPKDRSKVVDQFLGAFLDNFQLRSASLANLDAFDQNFTVDYSFIAPNYAKLAGNMIILRPRVLGEKGWDILSGKERKYPIEFPDATLQTDEFDFTLPPGYTVEDMPAPAKVDTDYVEYQSEVKLDGSILRYTRTYEIKSVIVPTEKLATLKTALGEIAADERSSIILKHTSN; translated from the coding sequence ATGACGCGCAAGCAATTTTGCAGCCGGTGGCAGCCGCGAAAAAATAATAATATTGCCGTTTTTCTTCTCGCTTGTGCTTCGCTCGCCATCGCTCCGCGAGCGCGCGCAAGTGTTCCTGACTGGCTGCAACAGGCCGTCAACCAAACTGTTCCTCAGCAAGAGAAAGACACGGTCGCTGTCGTCCTCTATTCCGAACAGCAAACTACCGTGAAGGACAACGGATCGGTTGAGACACGCTACCGTGAAGCCATCAAGATCCTCCGCCCTGAGGGCAAAGACTACGGCACAGTAGTCATCAGTTTCACGAAAAGCACTCCCATCACCTACTTGAAGGCTTGGAGCATCCCTGCCGATGGAAAACCCTATGAAGTGAAAGACAAAGACTCTGCTGAAGTCGGCATCGATGGCGGCGATCTTTACGATGATGCGAGCAAGAAAGTCTTGGTAATTCCCGCCGCGGATCCGGGCAACATTGTCGGTTATGAATATGTGCAAAAGGGCCGCCCGAATGTCTCCCAGGACGGCTGGTGGTTCCAGGAACAAATTCCCCTCTTGCGCGGACAATACACTCTGCAAATCCCCGCTGGCTGGAAATTCGACTATCACTGGTCAAACTACAAGGAATTGCCGCCGCAATCTCCCGAGACCAATGAATATGTCTGGCAAGTGAGCAACGTCCCCGCGATCACCGTCGAAGACGATATGCCGCCCTGGAGAGCCATCGCCGGGCGCCTCGACGTGAAGTATTCTTCGCCTCAGAACGTGAGTCAGACGGAACAGTCCGGCTCCTGGCACGATCTCGGCCTCTGGTACACGCAGATGATTACCCCCCAGCGTCAGCCAACTCCCGAAATTCAGCAGGAAGTCGCGACCTTGACCGCTCACTCGGCCACCACGCTGGACAAAATCGAGGCGTTAACCTCCTACTTGCAGCGCCAAATCAGATACGTTGCCATCGAAATCGGCATCGGTGGATATGTGCCACATGCCGCGGACGAAGTCTTCAAGAATCAGTATGGAGACTGCAAAGACAAAGTCACTCTGCTGAGCGCGATGCTCCAGACGATCGGTGTGCAATCTTTTTACGCCGTGGCGCAAGTCGACCGCGGGATTGTGCAGCCGGATTTCTCTTCCATGCTCAGCTTCAACCACGTAATCCTGGCCATTCGCCTGCCTGCCGATGTGCCCGATACAAATCTATACGCCATCGTAAATGATCCGAAATATGGCAAGCTGCTTTTCTTTGATCCCACGGATACGTATACTCCTCTCGGCTATCTCCCCAGTTCAGAACAGGACAACTATGTTCTCCTCGTCGCGCCGGAAGGCGGAGAGCTGATTCATGTCCCTTTGCTGCCTCCCGCTACGAACCGTCTGATGCGTGTGGCACATCTCAACCTCGATTCCTCAGGCAATATTTCCGGTCAAGTGAGGGAAATCCGCTGGGGCAGTCCAGCCGTGGATAGCCGCGCGCAATATTTGGAGATAGCTCCAAAAGATCGTTCCAAGGTTGTTGACCAGTTCCTCGGCGCGTTTCTCGACAATTTTCAGTTGCGATCGGCATCGCTCGCGAATCTTGACGCCTTTGATCAGAACTTCACCGTTGATTACAGTTTCATCGCACCCAATTATGCCAAGCTGGCTGGCAATATGATCATTCTCCGCCCCAGGGTATTGGGCGAAAAAGGCTGGGATATTCTCTCCGGCAAGGAGCGCAAGTACCCCATCGAATTCCCCGACGCTACTCTGCAAACCGACGAGTTCGATTTCACTCTTCCGCCCGGATATACCGTTGAGGATATGCCCGCGCCCGCGAAGGTGGATACCGACTACGTCGAATATCAAAGTGAAGTGAAGCTCGACGGCAGCATCTTGCGATACACACGCACCTACGAAATCAAAAGCGTAATCGTGCCAACCGAAAAGCTCGCGACGTTGAAGACCGCTCTCGGGGAAATCGCCGCCGACGAGCGCTCCAGCATCATCCTCAAGCACACGTCAAATTGA